One region of Bosea sp. 29B genomic DNA includes:
- a CDS encoding SGNH/GDSL hydrolase family protein, whose translation MTRQARILAFGDSLTWGRIANRPERHGDDVRWPRVLEKALGGYATVIEEGLNGRRIALEDPLRPYRSGISLLPLFIECHAPLDLVILMLGTNDCQRQHSLAPYDVARSMRMLAQVAQRPPVEPGMPVPEVLIVAPPVVRRPDDPEHEANFFMEGAPEKMALLATYYRRIADEIGVSFFDAAAVATVTGEDGIHLDAENTCAIGLALAPVVDGLLGLPLPARGPALRIAGP comes from the coding sequence ATGACCCGCCAGGCCCGCATTCTCGCCTTCGGCGATTCCCTGACCTGGGGCCGCATCGCCAACCGGCCTGAGCGGCATGGCGACGACGTACGCTGGCCGCGCGTTCTGGAGAAGGCGCTCGGTGGCTACGCTACGGTGATCGAGGAGGGGCTCAACGGGCGCCGGATCGCGCTCGAGGATCCGTTGCGGCCTTATCGCTCCGGCATCTCGCTGCTGCCGCTCTTCATCGAGTGCCATGCGCCGCTGGATCTCGTCATCCTGATGCTCGGCACCAATGACTGCCAACGCCAGCACTCGCTGGCGCCCTACGACGTCGCCCGTTCGATGCGGATGCTGGCGCAGGTGGCGCAGCGTCCGCCCGTCGAGCCCGGCATGCCGGTGCCCGAGGTGCTGATCGTTGCGCCGCCGGTCGTGCGCAGGCCCGATGATCCCGAGCACGAGGCCAATTTCTTCATGGAGGGCGCGCCCGAGAAGATGGCGCTGCTGGCGACCTATTATCGCCGCATCGCCGACGAGATCGGTGTCAGCTTCTTCGATGCGGCGGCGGTAGCGACCGTGACCGGCGAGGACGGCATCCATCTCGACGCCGAGAACACCTGCGCAATCGGGCTGGCATTGGCGCCTGTCGTCGACGGCCTGCTCGGCCTGCCGCTACCGGCACGTGGGCCGGCGCTGCGGATCGCAGGCCCGTGA
- a CDS encoding GlsB/YeaQ/YmgE family stress response membrane protein — protein sequence MAMDLRAVLVAIAIGAVAGWLASIVMGGGGLIRYIITGLIGAFVGSFLLQFLGISLGIGNPLISQIVTATIGAIVVVFLARLVA from the coding sequence ATCGCCATGGACCTTCGTGCCGTTCTCGTTGCCATTGCCATCGGCGCGGTTGCCGGCTGGCTCGCCAGCATCGTCATGGGCGGCGGCGGGCTGATCCGCTACATCATCACCGGCCTGATCGGTGCCTTCGTCGGCAGCTTCCTGCTGCAGTTCCTTGGCATCAGCCTCGGCATCGGCAATCCGTTGATCTCGCAGATCGTCACCGCGACGATCGGCGCGATCGTCGTGGTCTTTCTCGCCCGGCTGGTCGCCTGA
- a CDS encoding GlsB/YeaQ/YmgE family stress response membrane protein, with amino-acid sequence MNDQIYAALGTPGYGFFMTLLIGIIAGWIAERVTSSDHGLFTNMIVGVAGSFVGSRLAELLEIPVFGFWRTLVAAIAGACLLIVVWRAVRN; translated from the coding sequence ATGAACGACCAGATCTACGCTGCGCTCGGCACGCCGGGCTATGGCTTCTTCATGACGCTGCTGATCGGCATCATCGCCGGCTGGATCGCCGAGCGCGTCACCTCGTCGGATCATGGCCTCTTCACCAACATGATCGTCGGCGTCGCCGGCTCCTTCGTCGGCAGCCGGCTGGCCGAACTGCTGGAGATCCCGGTCTTCGGCTTCTGGCGCACGCTCGTCGCGGCGATCGCCGGTGCCTGCCTGCTGATCGTGGTCTGGCGCGCGGTGCGCAACTGA
- a CDS encoding GlsB/YeaQ/YmgE family stress response membrane protein — protein MSRARKSAKPDKIVPDEKVEILPPRRGPTLDWHRLLPPVAFGTAAGFIASLVVGGGGFLRHAVVGLLGMLVGQGIVHVTGWRASTGYRFLDSMAMAVIGAILVVLLARFIA, from the coding sequence ATGAGCCGCGCCCGCAAATCCGCCAAGCCCGACAAGATCGTGCCCGATGAGAAGGTCGAGATCCTGCCGCCGCGGCGAGGTCCGACGCTCGACTGGCATCGCCTCCTGCCGCCTGTCGCCTTCGGCACGGCCGCGGGCTTCATCGCCAGCCTGGTCGTCGGAGGTGGCGGCTTCCTGCGCCATGCCGTGGTCGGCCTGCTCGGCATGCTGGTCGGCCAGGGCATTGTCCACGTCACCGGCTGGCGGGCGAGCACCGGCTACCGCTTCCTCGACTCGATGGCGATGGCGGTGATCGGCGCAATTCTGGTGGTGCTGCTGGCGCGCTTCATTGCGTGA
- the lpdA gene encoding dihydrolipoyl dehydrogenase yields MADYDIIIIGSGPGGYVAAIRAAQLGFKTAIVEREHLAGICSNWGCIPTKALLRSAEILHYGQHAKDYGLTLEGSFKADLEAVVKRSRGIAVRMNNGVQFLMKKNKVDVIWGEAKLSKANTIIVAPTKKPAMQPQGPVPKGAKGEGTYTADHIIVATGARPRVLPGLEPDGKLIWTYFEALVPPTMPKSLVVMGSGAIGIEFASFYRTLGAEVTVVEVMPQVVPVEDAEIGAFARKAFEKQGMKILTSTKVTKVEKGANSVTAHIEDDKGNKQTITAERMISAVGVVANVENLGLEALGVKLDRGVIAIDGLCRTNVKGIYAIGDVAGPPMLAHKAEHEAVICVEAIKGLHPHPMDKAMIPGCTYCHPQIASVGLTEAKAKEAGHQLKVGRFNFVANGKAVALGEDSGMVKTIFDAKTGKLLGAHMVGAEVTELIQGFVVAMNLETTEEELMHTIFPHPTLSETMKEAVLDAYGKVLNA; encoded by the coding sequence ATGGCTGACTACGACATCATCATCATCGGCTCCGGCCCCGGCGGCTATGTCGCGGCGATCCGCGCAGCGCAGCTCGGCTTCAAGACGGCGATCGTCGAGCGCGAGCACCTCGCCGGCATCTGTTCGAACTGGGGCTGCATCCCGACCAAGGCGCTGCTGCGCTCGGCCGAGATCCTGCACTACGGCCAGCACGCCAAGGACTACGGGCTGACGCTGGAAGGCTCATTCAAGGCCGATCTTGAGGCGGTGGTGAAGCGCTCGCGCGGCATCGCGGTCAGGATGAACAACGGCGTCCAGTTCCTGATGAAGAAGAACAAGGTCGACGTGATCTGGGGCGAGGCCAAGCTCAGCAAGGCCAACACGATCATCGTCGCGCCGACCAAGAAGCCGGCGATGCAGCCGCAGGGGCCGGTGCCGAAGGGCGCCAAGGGCGAGGGCACCTACACCGCCGACCACATCATCGTTGCGACCGGCGCCCGTCCGCGCGTCCTGCCCGGGCTGGAGCCGGACGGTAAGCTGATCTGGACCTATTTCGAGGCGCTGGTGCCGCCGACCATGCCGAAATCGCTGGTGGTGATGGGCTCGGGCGCGATCGGCATCGAGTTCGCGTCCTTCTACCGCACGCTCGGCGCCGAGGTGACAGTGGTCGAGGTGATGCCGCAGGTCGTTCCCGTCGAGGATGCCGAGATCGGTGCCTTTGCGCGAAAGGCCTTCGAGAAGCAGGGCATGAAGATTCTGACCTCGACCAAGGTCACCAAGGTCGAGAAAGGTGCAAACTCCGTCACGGCCCATATCGAGGACGACAAGGGCAACAAGCAGACGATCACCGCCGAGCGGATGATCTCGGCCGTCGGCGTTGTCGCCAATGTCGAGAATCTCGGTCTGGAGGCGCTCGGTGTGAAGCTCGATCGCGGCGTGATCGCGATCGACGGGCTCTGCCGCACCAATGTGAAGGGCATCTACGCGATCGGCGACGTCGCCGGCCCGCCGATGCTGGCGCACAAGGCCGAGCACGAGGCGGTGATTTGCGTCGAGGCGATCAAGGGCCTGCACCCGCATCCGATGGACAAGGCGATGATCCCCGGCTGCACCTATTGCCACCCGCAGATCGCCAGCGTCGGCCTGACCGAGGCCAAGGCCAAGGAAGCCGGCCACCAGCTCAAGGTTGGCCGCTTCAACTTCGTCGCCAATGGCAAGGCCGTGGCGCTCGGTGAGGACAGCGGCATGGTCAAGACGATCTTCGACGCCAAGACCGGCAAGCTGCTCGGCGCGCACATGGTCGGCGCCGAGGTCACCGAGCTGATCCAGGGCTTCGTGGTCGCGATGAACCTCGAGACCACCGAGGAAGAGCTGATGCACACCATCTTCCCGCATCCGACCCTGTCGGAGACGATGAAGGAGGCCGTGCTCGACGCTTACGGCAAGGTACTGAACGCCTGA